A part of Halobacillus shinanisalinarum genomic DNA contains:
- the yhfH gene encoding protein YhfH codes for MMNVLEFFRNLPKKQCASCGNAIQEQADCYGNLCDECNSPAR; via the coding sequence ATGATGAACGTACTTGAATTCTTCCGTAACCTTCCGAAAAAACAGTGTGCGAGTTGTGGCAATGCCATTCAGGAACAAGCAGACTGCTACGGCAATCTGTGCGATGAATGTAACTCACCTGCTCGTTAA
- a CDS encoding fatty acid--CoA ligase family protein yields MNLSDQLSAAALQNPSKEAYIFQGEGVSYQEFDESVTKFASSLKKLGYGAGNHIALVSGNSPLFMIGLYGALRVGATVIPINPTYTAEEMKYILKNGDVKAIMTMDVLMEKFEHIDEQLTISHYFVAETGMGLGKSSLSGKMKSFTETMNEGEVTFQRPELKEEDVAVILYTSGTTGKPKGVMLTHKNLYSNAKDVADYLQYTHEDRVIATLPMFHVFCLTVALNGPLMNGGTVLVAPKFSPQEIFELASSQKATVFAGVPTMYNYLVQTGTDQTDTFKNIRICVSGGASMPVALLNKFEEQFNVRVSEGYGLSEASPVTAFNPLDRPRKPGSIGTNIVNVENKVVDELGEKLPPGEVGELIVRGPNIMKGYYKLPEETAVTLREGWLYTGDMARVDDEGYFYIVDRKKDMIIVGGYNVYPREVEEVLYNHPDISEVAVVGTPDPNSGESVISFVVSTNPSLDESRLKEYCKEYLARYKQPARIHFMEELPKNTTGKILRKNLREKLTQS; encoded by the coding sequence ATGAATTTAAGTGATCAACTCTCTGCCGCAGCTTTGCAAAATCCATCTAAGGAGGCTTACATATTCCAAGGAGAAGGGGTAAGCTATCAGGAATTTGATGAATCTGTTACTAAATTTGCTTCAAGCTTAAAGAAACTTGGTTATGGTGCAGGAAACCATATAGCCCTTGTTAGTGGAAACAGTCCGCTGTTTATGATTGGTCTATATGGAGCTCTAAGGGTGGGGGCTACAGTCATTCCGATTAACCCGACTTATACGGCTGAAGAAATGAAGTATATTTTAAAAAATGGTGACGTGAAAGCTATTATGACAATGGATGTGCTTATGGAGAAATTTGAGCATATCGATGAACAACTAACGATATCCCATTATTTTGTAGCGGAAACAGGGATGGGGCTTGGAAAGTCTTCATTATCCGGCAAAATGAAATCGTTTACAGAAACAATGAATGAAGGAGAGGTAACCTTTCAAAGACCTGAATTAAAGGAAGAAGATGTGGCTGTTATTTTATACACGTCAGGAACTACCGGAAAACCTAAAGGGGTGATGCTAACCCATAAGAACCTTTATTCCAATGCTAAAGATGTAGCTGATTATCTGCAGTATACTCATGAAGACCGCGTCATTGCCACCCTCCCAATGTTTCACGTGTTTTGTTTAACGGTTGCTCTCAATGGTCCATTGATGAACGGTGGAACAGTGCTCGTCGCACCGAAGTTCTCACCTCAAGAAATATTCGAATTGGCAAGCAGTCAGAAGGCGACTGTGTTTGCTGGGGTCCCTACGATGTATAATTATTTAGTTCAAACAGGTACCGATCAGACAGATACGTTTAAAAATATACGGATCTGTGTTTCAGGGGGAGCCTCGATGCCGGTTGCCTTACTGAACAAATTCGAAGAGCAGTTTAATGTACGGGTTTCTGAAGGATATGGTTTATCAGAAGCGTCTCCTGTTACAGCATTTAATCCACTTGATCGCCCACGCAAGCCCGGATCAATCGGAACGAACATCGTTAATGTAGAAAATAAAGTTGTGGACGAGCTTGGCGAAAAACTGCCGCCCGGGGAGGTAGGCGAGTTAATTGTTCGCGGGCCAAATATAATGAAGGGGTACTATAAGCTGCCTGAGGAAACTGCTGTAACGCTTCGTGAGGGGTGGCTTTACACAGGCGATATGGCCCGTGTAGATGACGAAGGCTATTTTTATATTGTCGATCGTAAAAAGGACATGATCATCGTTGGCGGTTACAATGTTTACCCGAGGGAAGTAGAAGAGGTGCTCTATAATCATCCTGATATTTCTGAGGTAGCGGTAGTTGGCACTCCAGACCCAAACTCTGGAGAATCTGTCATTAGCTTTGTTGTTTCAACGAATCCTTCCCTGGACGAATCAAGATTAAAAGAATATTGCAAAGAATATTTAGCGAGATACAAGCAACCGGCAAGAATCCACTTTATGGAGGAGTTACCGAAGAATACGACAGGGAAGATTTTAAGGAAAAACTTGCGTGAAAAGCTGACACAATCATGA
- a CDS encoding DUF3939 domain-containing protein, protein MWKRKQNKEQSRKDDSLEIKDLSIDEVRKAIHMYADHKSGEIPLSVLIKSDLTLDYQLLAPYLHGTPKQRYYMSRETYELFTEENQQLAHDLDRVQQAVDQYMQQTQEPPIIEGDPYKKISYFMLESLGLLSDPQKETFI, encoded by the coding sequence ATGTGGAAAAGAAAGCAAAACAAGGAGCAATCCAGGAAGGACGATTCACTTGAAATAAAAGACTTATCGATAGATGAAGTCCGAAAAGCGATCCATATGTATGCAGATCATAAATCAGGTGAAATTCCGTTGAGTGTTTTAATTAAGAGTGATTTAACATTAGATTATCAGCTGCTAGCTCCCTATTTGCATGGAACCCCCAAACAGCGTTATTACATGTCACGTGAAACCTATGAATTATTCACCGAAGAAAATCAACAGTTAGCCCACGACTTAGATAGAGTCCAACAAGCAGTAGATCAATATATGCAGCAAACACAAGAACCTCCAATCATTGAAGGAGATCCTTACAAAAAGATAAGTTATTTTATGCTTGAAAGTTTGGGACTGCTGTCAGACCCCCAGAAAGAGACTTTTATTTAA
- a CDS encoding TVP38/TMEM64 family protein, with the protein MYLLNIMVEKIRSLAENDRLFDYIINQLQQFESLGPLPGILLPMLEAFLPILPLVGFVLANSVVYGLFQGFLYSWIGAFFGSVLVFMLVRRLGQKRFFNVIRRNKQVRRVMLWLEDHGFGPLFLLMCFPFSPSSVINVVAGLSAVSRQQFILAVFLGKSVMIFTVSYVGSSIASFAQNPVKTVVVGVCILLFWILGKFIEKRLQQKTRKRSHRSG; encoded by the coding sequence ATGTATTTGTTAAATATCATGGTAGAGAAAATAAGAAGCTTGGCTGAAAATGATCGACTGTTTGACTATATCATTAACCAATTACAGCAATTTGAGAGTCTTGGGCCGTTGCCCGGAATTCTGCTGCCTATGCTGGAGGCGTTTTTACCAATTCTGCCGCTGGTAGGTTTCGTGCTAGCTAATTCAGTTGTCTATGGTCTATTTCAAGGATTTTTATACTCTTGGATTGGAGCATTTTTTGGTTCCGTTCTTGTATTTATGCTTGTGCGCCGTTTGGGTCAGAAGCGATTTTTTAATGTGATTAGGCGTAATAAGCAAGTAAGACGAGTTATGTTGTGGCTAGAGGACCATGGGTTTGGTCCTCTGTTTCTATTAATGTGTTTTCCTTTCTCCCCATCATCGGTAATTAACGTAGTGGCTGGACTATCTGCTGTAAGTCGACAGCAATTTATTTTAGCTGTTTTTTTAGGGAAATCGGTTATGATTTTCACAGTTTCCTATGTTGGAAGCAGCATAGCCTCATTTGCACAAAACCCGGTAAAGACAGTCGTCGTCGGTGTTTGTATCTTGTTATTTTGGATTCTTGGGAAATTTATCGAAAAAAGACTACAGCAAAAAACGAGAAAACGTTCACATCGCAGCGGTTAA
- the hemY gene encoding protoporphyrinogen oxidase, translating into MSQTKKVIIVGGGISGLTAAYYLQKEKQQHQLPLDVQLIESTDHLGGKIDTLKRDGYTIERGPDSFLERKKSATRLAHEVGLEDQIVPNGTGQSYILVNEKLHKMPKGSVMGIPTRVRPFLFSGLFNPAAKVRAAFDLAMSKQTAENDQSLGLFFRRRLGSQVVENLIEPLLSGIYAGDIDDLSLQATFPQFYELEQDYGSLIKGLRKTRTLPPKKAKKPSMFRTLNDGLGSLVEATADKLEPGTIHKSLQVDHIERKQGYYHLLLSDGTVEICDAVVIAAPFFAAQRMLSQYSFMDAFKKMKATSVANVVMAFDQSAIKKDIDGTGFVVSRNSKFRITACTWTHKKWPHSTPDGKVMLRCYLGKPGDQEVVDLSDEEIVQIALKDLNQTMDITAKPDFSVVTRWYNAMPQYSVGHKERLNEVEEHMRKELPGVYLAGGSYKGIGLPDCIDQGEAAVQKVLQHLNMKTS; encoded by the coding sequence ATGTCTCAAACTAAAAAAGTAATCATAGTAGGCGGCGGAATCTCCGGATTAACCGCTGCTTATTATTTACAAAAAGAAAAACAACAACATCAACTGCCCCTGGACGTGCAATTGATCGAATCCACCGACCATTTAGGCGGAAAAATAGACACACTTAAACGTGATGGGTACACCATTGAGCGCGGTCCGGACTCCTTTTTAGAACGTAAGAAAAGTGCAACGAGGTTGGCCCACGAAGTAGGGTTAGAAGACCAGATCGTCCCAAACGGCACAGGTCAATCCTATATTTTAGTTAATGAAAAACTTCATAAAATGCCAAAAGGTTCTGTGATGGGCATTCCTACAAGAGTTCGCCCTTTTCTATTTTCTGGCCTTTTTAACCCGGCAGCTAAGGTAAGAGCAGCTTTCGATTTGGCTATGTCCAAGCAAACTGCAGAAAACGATCAATCACTTGGGTTGTTCTTTAGACGCAGATTAGGCAGCCAAGTCGTTGAAAACTTAATTGAACCACTCCTATCAGGAATTTACGCTGGAGATATTGATGATCTAAGCTTGCAGGCCACTTTCCCACAATTTTATGAACTAGAACAAGATTACGGCAGCTTAATTAAAGGGCTAAGAAAAACACGGACGCTTCCACCTAAAAAAGCAAAAAAGCCAAGCATGTTCCGGACACTGAATGACGGACTTGGATCGCTCGTTGAAGCAACCGCTGACAAGTTAGAGCCAGGGACGATTCATAAAAGTTTGCAAGTGGATCATATTGAGAGGAAACAAGGTTATTACCATCTTCTCTTAAGTGATGGAACAGTTGAAATATGTGATGCTGTCGTCATTGCGGCCCCATTTTTTGCCGCTCAGCGGATGCTGTCTCAGTACTCATTCATGGATGCCTTTAAGAAAATGAAAGCTACTTCAGTGGCTAATGTCGTCATGGCTTTCGATCAATCAGCTATTAAAAAGGATATCGACGGTACTGGTTTTGTCGTATCCAGAAACAGCAAATTCAGAATTACAGCCTGTACGTGGACACATAAAAAATGGCCGCATTCGACACCAGATGGAAAAGTCATGCTCCGCTGCTATTTAGGGAAACCGGGAGATCAGGAGGTTGTCGACTTATCTGATGAGGAAATTGTCCAGATCGCCTTAAAGGACTTAAATCAAACAATGGATATCACAGCTAAGCCCGACTTTTCGGTTGTCACTCGCTGGTATAACGCCATGCCGCAATATTCCGTTGGTCATAAAGAACGCTTAAATGAAGTCGAGGAACATATGCGAAAGGAACTTCCGGGAGTTTATTTAGCAGGAGGTTCTTATAAGGGTATTGGTCTGCCGGACTGTATTGACCAAGGTGAAGCGGCGGTACAAAAAGTACTCCAACATTTAAATATGAAGACAAGCTAA
- a CDS encoding lipoate--protein ligase produces MLVINHDVESNDPHINLAVEEYALKNLDINETYLLFYVNKPSIIIGKNQNTVEEINTNYVEDNGIHVVRRLSGGGAVYHDLGNLSFSFITKDDGDSFHDFAKFTEPVTKALNKLGVAAELSGRNDIVVNGRKISGNAQFTTKGRMFSHGTLMLDSEIENVVSALNVKTEKIKSKGIKSIRSRVANISEFLEEPITINEFKNLIIRYIFDVEDEKEAPYYQLTEQDWEEIHKIADERYNNWNWNYGKSPKFNIQHTKRIEGAGSYDIRLDVVKGYIRNAKIYGDFFGIGDIADIENKLVDIKYERQAISDALSDIDISHYLGKITKEDFLDMVY; encoded by the coding sequence ATGCTAGTAATCAATCATGATGTGGAAAGTAATGATCCTCACATTAATTTAGCTGTCGAAGAATACGCCCTGAAAAATTTAGATATTAACGAGACGTATTTACTTTTTTATGTTAACAAACCTTCTATTATCATTGGAAAAAACCAAAATACGGTGGAAGAGATTAATACGAATTACGTTGAGGATAATGGCATTCATGTCGTTCGTCGTTTATCTGGCGGCGGAGCAGTCTACCATGATCTTGGCAACTTGAGTTTTAGTTTTATAACTAAGGATGACGGGGATAGCTTCCATGATTTCGCCAAATTCACCGAGCCGGTCACAAAGGCTTTAAACAAGCTTGGAGTCGCAGCGGAATTGTCCGGTCGCAATGATATAGTAGTCAACGGTAGGAAAATATCGGGTAACGCACAGTTTACAACGAAAGGCCGCATGTTTAGTCATGGTACGTTAATGTTAGACTCCGAGATTGAGAACGTCGTTTCGGCCCTCAATGTTAAAACTGAAAAAATTAAGTCTAAAGGGATCAAGTCGATTCGCAGCCGCGTAGCTAACATTTCTGAATTCCTTGAAGAACCGATTACGATAAATGAATTCAAAAACCTTATAATACGGTATATATTTGATGTAGAGGATGAAAAAGAAGCACCTTACTATCAATTAACCGAACAGGATTGGGAAGAAATTCATAAGATTGCTGATGAGCGCTACAATAATTGGAATTGGAACTACGGAAAATCACCGAAGTTTAATATCCAGCATACGAAACGCATCGAAGGAGCAGGCAGCTACGATATTCGTTTAGATGTGGTCAAAGGATATATTCGTAATGCCAAAATTTATGGTGATTTCTTCGGAATAGGTGATATTGCTGACATTGAAAATAAATTAGTCGATATCAAATATGAACGGCAAGCGATTTCAGATGCACTATCAGATATAGACATTTCCCACTACTTAGGCAAAATTACAAAAGAAGACTTTCTGGATATGGTGTATTAA
- a CDS encoding LacI family DNA-binding transcriptional regulator, translated as MATIEDVAKLAGLSRTTVSRVINDQPYVTEEKKKRIIHAMKDLGYVPNSSARRLRSQRTETIAVLLPRVTNPFFGHLIESLEREASKADYQVIVCQTHDKKQKELDYLQLLKTKQVDGIVMASLTNDWEDVEPYLTSGPIVLCNEYMRVDGVSMVHIDHRQAAYDSTTHLIRQGCKHLAYASGAHKTYIALERRAGFLEALAKYDLPFDTDMELDWALDVSDGQKVFQFLKEHHPQVDGIFTGSDEVAAGIVYAASQSNWTIPNDLAVIGFDNQMLSLLMVPAVTTVEQPIDEMAAKTIEVLVEKMSDKRSSQNRRFIYPYQLIIRDSTKRHPVSSSAQL; from the coding sequence ATGGCTACGATTGAAGATGTAGCAAAGTTAGCGGGTTTATCAAGAACGACTGTATCCCGTGTCATTAATGATCAGCCTTACGTGACAGAAGAAAAAAAGAAACGAATCATACATGCAATGAAAGACTTAGGTTACGTTCCGAATTCGTCCGCTCGCAGATTACGTAGTCAGCGGACGGAAACCATAGCCGTACTATTGCCGCGAGTTACGAATCCTTTTTTCGGTCACCTTATCGAGTCATTGGAAAGAGAAGCTTCGAAAGCTGACTATCAGGTAATCGTTTGTCAAACACACGATAAAAAGCAAAAAGAACTCGATTATTTACAGCTCTTAAAAACGAAGCAGGTCGATGGGATAGTGATGGCATCACTGACCAATGATTGGGAAGATGTTGAACCCTATCTCACTTCAGGTCCGATTGTGTTATGCAATGAGTATATGCGTGTTGATGGAGTGTCCATGGTTCACATCGATCATAGGCAAGCCGCCTACGACTCTACCACGCATTTAATTCGGCAAGGCTGCAAGCACTTGGCCTATGCGAGTGGTGCACACAAAACATACATTGCCTTAGAACGCAGAGCCGGATTTCTAGAGGCTTTAGCTAAGTATGACCTGCCTTTTGACACGGATATGGAGCTTGACTGGGCATTGGACGTAAGTGATGGTCAGAAAGTCTTTCAGTTTTTAAAAGAACACCATCCTCAAGTAGATGGAATATTTACAGGTTCAGACGAAGTAGCGGCCGGGATTGTTTATGCCGCGAGTCAGTCTAATTGGACGATACCTAATGATCTAGCCGTTATAGGCTTTGACAATCAGATGCTTTCTTTACTTATGGTACCAGCTGTTACGACAGTGGAACAGCCGATTGATGAAATGGCTGCCAAAACAATCGAAGTCCTAGTAGAAAAAATGAGTGATAAACGATCGAGCCAAAATAGACGCTTCATCTATCCATATCAACTAATTATTCGAGATTCGACAAAGCGTCATCCCGTTTCTTCTTCCGCACAATTATAG
- a CDS encoding competence protein ComK, producing MDYVQTREYEVNPQTMALIAKYDEHGQVITEVIESGGRFDLYFYPGHIIDQSCRYFASSLEGRMAGTKQVAGFTHKPPIVISQKMGMYFFPIISPKRKECSWIAHKYIRNCNPALDHTTIIHFVNGVSVNVPVSQGMIANQIQRTAQFRITLEDRLSNFPTPPPLASQAERIAENLDKLK from the coding sequence ATGGATTATGTTCAAACAAGAGAATATGAGGTGAACCCTCAGACTATGGCTTTGATTGCTAAATATGATGAGCATGGGCAGGTTATTACAGAAGTTATTGAAAGTGGAGGACGGTTTGATTTATATTTCTATCCAGGCCACATCATTGATCAGTCCTGCCGCTATTTTGCCAGCAGTCTGGAAGGTCGTATGGCAGGGACAAAACAAGTGGCAGGGTTTACTCATAAGCCTCCTATTGTAATATCCCAGAAGATGGGCATGTACTTCTTCCCTATAATTTCCCCGAAACGAAAAGAGTGCTCTTGGATCGCACATAAGTACATTCGGAATTGTAACCCAGCGCTGGACCATACCACGATCATCCATTTCGTCAACGGCGTTTCCGTTAATGTTCCTGTTTCTCAAGGTATGATTGCTAACCAAATCCAGCGCACTGCACAATTTCGTATCACTCTTGAGGACCGCTTAAGCAATTTCCCAACGCCACCGCCTCTTGCTTCTCAGGCTGAGAGGATTGCTGAGAATTTAGATAAGCTCAAATAG
- a CDS encoding MBL fold metallo-hydrolase → MKITVIGYWGGYPAAGSATSSYLVEKNDYTLLVDCGSGSLSRLQQFKKVTDLDAVILSHYHHDHIADLGVLQYAWLVQNNLEQTENILPIYGHSEDGAFSKLSHQYTNGMAYHPGETLQLGPLSINFLKTDHPVPCYGMRICDGTDVFVYTADTSYNNEWVQFAKGADLLVTDTNFYKGMDGSGPGHMTSEEAATIANKANVDTLWLSHLPHFGQHTRLKQEAEDVFHGTIQLATEGLTWGEDS, encoded by the coding sequence ATGAAAATCACTGTGATTGGATATTGGGGTGGTTATCCTGCTGCTGGGAGTGCTACGTCTAGTTACTTAGTAGAGAAGAATGACTATACGTTATTAGTGGACTGTGGAAGTGGATCACTATCACGATTACAACAATTCAAAAAAGTCACAGATTTAGATGCTGTGATTTTATCTCATTATCATCATGATCATATAGCTGATCTCGGTGTATTACAGTATGCTTGGCTCGTGCAAAATAACCTTGAACAAACGGAAAATATATTGCCTATTTACGGACATTCAGAAGATGGTGCATTTAGTAAGCTATCCCATCAGTACACAAACGGTATGGCTTATCATCCAGGGGAGACCCTTCAATTAGGACCTTTATCTATTAACTTCTTAAAAACGGACCATCCTGTTCCTTGCTATGGGATGCGCATCTGTGATGGTACAGATGTTTTTGTTTATACAGCTGATACAAGCTATAACAATGAGTGGGTCCAATTTGCAAAAGGAGCAGATTTATTAGTTACTGATACGAATTTTTATAAAGGAATGGACGGTAGCGGCCCGGGGCACATGACAAGTGAGGAAGCGGCCACGATTGCAAACAAAGCAAACGTCGATACTCTTTGGCTGAGCCACCTCCCGCATTTTGGTCAACACACTCGTCTGAAACAAGAAGCGGAAGATGTTTTTCACGGAACAATTCAGTTGGCGACAGAAGGGTTGACGTGGGGAGAAGATTCTTAA
- the lepB gene encoding signal peptidase I — translation MKKYRSIIRAVLLALLLAFVLKSYLFASYVVDGESMEPTLYDGNLLMVNKVVYDWQGVDREDVIVFHANETEDYVKRVIGVEGDHIAFRNDVLYVNHQPVPEPYLEELRPDDGELFTRNFTLEGVTDQSVVPEGNLFVMGDNRRDSLDSRYFGFVPVESIVGKVDVRYWPFSQVELQFK, via the coding sequence ATGAAAAAATATCGCAGTATCATCCGTGCTGTGCTGCTTGCATTGTTGTTGGCGTTCGTATTAAAGTCGTATTTATTTGCGAGTTATGTTGTAGATGGTGAATCTATGGAGCCTACTCTGTATGATGGGAATCTATTAATGGTTAATAAGGTAGTCTATGATTGGCAAGGTGTAGATCGCGAAGACGTTATTGTTTTTCATGCAAATGAGACTGAAGATTACGTTAAACGAGTGATTGGCGTAGAAGGAGATCATATAGCCTTTAGGAATGATGTATTATACGTAAATCACCAACCAGTTCCAGAGCCCTATTTAGAGGAATTGCGACCAGATGATGGGGAGTTGTTCACGAGAAATTTCACCCTTGAAGGGGTAACAGATCAAAGTGTGGTTCCGGAGGGGAACCTGTTTGTAATGGGTGATAACCGTAGGGACAGCTTAGATAGTCGTTACTTTGGATTTGTACCTGTTGAAAGTATTGTCGGAAAAGTGGATGTGCGTTACTGGCCCTTTTCACAAGTTGAACTACAATTTAAGTAA